From Candidatus Methylomirabilota bacterium, one genomic window encodes:
- a CDS encoding class I SAM-dependent methyltransferase, with the protein MYGAPRLYEIAFDLNRKAEVDFLVHCFRRYARRPVRRVLDIACGTGPHLIRLAEHGYRMVGLDLSPKNIEFLRERVQARGHPTELIAGDMTDFRLARPVDAAICMQDSQGHLLTNEQLIAHLRCAARALKRGGVYVFDRYMASSWTNPARSWSWSRRRGRLIVRAAFSALHDVDPVTQIFRERMTLEGVENGTRRVYRQTHLSRMVFPQELRAVVALAGGFEFVQWFFGFKRHQILERSKHPLLMVVVLRKK; encoded by the coding sequence ATGTACGGCGCGCCCCGGCTCTACGAGATCGCCTTCGACCTGAACCGCAAGGCCGAGGTCGATTTCCTCGTCCACTGCTTCAGGCGGTATGCCCGCCGTCCGGTGCGCCGGGTGCTCGACATCGCCTGTGGCACCGGCCCCCACCTGATCCGCCTGGCCGAGCACGGGTACCGCATGGTCGGCCTGGATCTCTCGCCCAAGAACATCGAGTTCCTGCGCGAGCGCGTCCAGGCCCGGGGCCACCCGACCGAGCTGATCGCCGGCGACATGACCGATTTCCGTCTGGCCCGCCCGGTGGACGCCGCTATCTGCATGCAGGACTCGCAGGGCCATCTGCTGACGAACGAGCAGCTCATCGCCCACCTGCGGTGCGCGGCGCGGGCCCTCAAGCGGGGCGGCGTCTACGTTTTCGACCGTTATATGGCGTCGTCGTGGACCAACCCCGCCCGGAGCTGGTCGTGGTCGCGGCGCCGGGGTCGGCTCATCGTGCGGGCCGCCTTTTCGGCCCTCCACGACGTCGATCCGGTGACACAGATCTTCCGCGAGCGCATGACGCTGGAGGGGGTCGAGAACGGCACCCGGCGGGTGTACCGGCAGACGCATCTGTCCCGCATGGTCTTCCCGCAGGAGCTACGGGCGGTGGTCGCGCTGGCCGGCGGCTTCGAATTCGTCCAGTGGTTCTTCGGCTTCAAGCGACACCAGATTCTCGAGCGCTCGAAGCACCCCCTCCTGATGGTCGTCGTCCTCCGGAAGAAGTAG